The Xyrauchen texanus isolate HMW12.3.18 chromosome 38, RBS_HiC_50CHRs, whole genome shotgun sequence genome window below encodes:
- the msh5 gene encoding mutS protein homolog 5 isoform X2, translating to MAEGGLVQEPAFRATSVDGDDDDEENREIFLSVFVQQSQIGLSYYDRRDYTLHFMPDTVDNSDLQLLNRVIQELSPNVIITSAKQDHSLTQFFKNLESNPDYKPEIVMFPSANFGLEVSKQRLLSAHLPFLPPSITESEKIPYLSSCIPLESVMMVRSIGGLLKCLERRRFVEMEDSSVGIPVFQFLTYTLALQIFKSELHPSVYKLQSGEKEGLSLYGILNCCRSKFGSLLLRQWFHRPTRDLNVLKRRQEVIRFFTSPRNSADLSTLQSCLRNIKNISMLLQRMSLSRTKVIDWQNIYKTVYNAVCIRDTVRSLPQTIQLFQDISENFTDDMYYIATYISKVVDFDGSTAENRFTVRPNVHPVIDEKKRTMMGLPDFLTDVARTELENLDPRFSTCSVIYLPLIGFLLSLPRLPTMLDKQSFEIDGLDFIFLSQDRLHYRSARTKELDTILGDLHCDIIDLEMSVMRELQALVLQRSGCMYKVMTLCAELDCLMALAQASQDHGYRCPTLTPNHRLALVESRHPLLELCTPVCVSNSYFSTETEGKVKVITGPNSSGKSIYLKQVGLIVFMALIGSDVPAKEAEIGLVDGIFTRMQSRESVSVGLSTFMIDLNQMAQSLNHSTADSLVLVDEFGKGTNTVDGLSLLTACLSHWLRQGSQCPHVLLSTNFHSLIQLGMMPDSPLLSLLTLETAIEGEELVFLYEVKDGICQSSYAGNIATLAGIPPALVKRGVEASDLYRTGRPIKKIDRPSADEQNNRCAEVVEKFIILDLDDPDLDLELYMKDDLQPALEELL from the exons ATGGCTGAAGGCGGTTTAGTACAAGAACCTGCATTTAGAGCTACGAGTGTAGATGGAGATGATGACGATGAGGAAAATCGTGag ATTTTTCTGAGTGTATTTGTTCAGCAAAGTCAAATTGGACTGAGTTACTATGACAGACGTGATTATACGCTGCATTTCATGCCGGACACAGTGGACAACAGCGACCTCCAGCTGCTGAATAGAG TCATACAGGAGCTGAGTCCAAACGTCATCATAACAAGTGCCAAACAGGACCACAGCTTGACCCAGTTTTTCAAAAATCTCG AATCCAATCCGGATTACAAGCCTGAGATCGTAATGTTTCCAAGTGCTAATTTTG GCCTGGAGGTCAGTAAACAGCGACTGCTCTCTGCACACCTTCCGTTTCTCCCTCCCTCCATCACAGAGAGTGAAAAAATCCCCTATCTTTCCTCCTGTATCCCATTAGAATCAGTGATGATG GTGAGGTCAATAGGAGGACTGTTGAAGTGTCTTGAAAGAAGGAGATTTGTAGAGATGGAGGACAGCAGTGTGGGCATCCCTGTATTTCAGTTTCTGACTTACACACT TGCACTCCAGATCTTTAAATCTGAGCTGCATCCTTCCGTTTATAAGCTCCAGTCAGGAGAAAAAGAGGGACTAAGTCTTTATG GCATACTGAATTGCTGCCGGAGCAAGTTTGGTTCTCTTCTTTTACG cCAGTGGTTCCACAGACCTACTCGAGATCTGAATGTCCTAAAGAGAAGGCAGGAAGTGATCCGTTTCTTCACATCACCTCGTAACTCTGCTGACCTCAGCACATTACAGAGCTGCCTGCGGAATATCAAGAACATCTCG ATGTTGCTGcagagaatgtctctctctcGCACTAAGGTCATCGACTGGCAAAATATTTACAAG ACGGTGTATAATGCAGTATGCATTAGGGACACTGTTCGCTCTCTACCCCAAACCATTCAACTTTTTCAAGATATCAGTGAAAACTTTACAGATGACATGTACTACATTGCCACATACATCAGTAAAGTG GTGGACTTTGATGGAAGTACAGCCGAGAATCGATTCACCGTAAGGCCAAATGTACACCCTGTTATCGACGAGA AGAAAAGAACAATGATGGGTCTTCCAGATTTCCTAACCGATGTGGCTCGTACAGAGCTGGAGAACCTTGACCCTCGTTTCTCCACCTGTAGCGTCATCTACCTCCCTCTG ATTGGATTTCTGCTGTCATTGCCAAGATTACCTACTATGCTGGATAAACAGAGCTTTGAGATTGATGGTCTTGACTTCATT TTTCTATCACAGGACCGACTGCATTACCGCAGTGCTCGAACCAAAGAGCTGGACACCATACTGGGAGACCTTCATTGTGATATTATAG ATTTGGAGATGTCTGTAATGAGGGAGCTTCAAGCCTTGGTGCTGCAGCGGAGTGGCTGTATGTACAAGGTCATGACCCTGTGTGCAGAGTTGGACTGTCTCATGGCTTTGGCTCAAGCCTCTCAGGACCATGGCTACCGCTGTCCAACTCTGACACCGAACCACAGACTTGCCCTGGTTGAATCACG acacccTTTGCTTGAGCTGTGTACTCCAGTCTGTGTATCAAACAGTTATTTCAGCACTGAAACTGAGGGCAAAGTGAAAGTTATTACAGGGCCAAACTCCTCTGGCAAGAGCATCTACCTCAAACAG GTGGGTCTGATTGTGTTCATGGCCCTGATTGGCTCAGATGTACCTGCTAAAGAGGCAGAGATCGGGCTAGTGGATGGAATCTTCACCCGCATGCAGAGCCGTGAGTCTGTATCAGTGGGTCTAAGCACCTTCATGATCGACCTAAACCAG ATGGCTCAGTCTCTGAACCACAGCACAGCAGATTCTCTTGTTCTGGTGGATGAATTTGGTAAAGGAACCAACACA GTGGATGGATTGTCTCTCCTGACTGCATGTCTCAGTCACTGGTTGCGTCAAGGTTCACAGTGTCCTCACGTGCTCTTGTCGACTAACTTCCACAGCCTCATACAGTTGGGCATGATGCCTGATTCCCCATTGCTGTCTTTACTG ACTCTTGAGACGGCTATAGAGGGGGAAGAGCTGGTGTTCTTGTACGAAGTTAAAGATGGCATTTGCCAGTCGAGTTATGCGGGTAATATTGCCACACTTGCTGGCATCCCCCCTGCCTTGGTCAAGAGAGGAGTTGAG GCTTCAGATTTGTACAGAACAGGAAGGCCCATAAAAAAGATAGACAGGCCCTCTGCTGATGAACAGAACAACAG GTGTGCTGAAGTGGTGGAGAAATTCATCATCCTTGATCTAGATGATCCGGATCTGGATCTCGAGTTATACATGAAAGATGACTTGCAACCAGCTCTTGAAGAGTTGCTGTGA
- the msh5 gene encoding mutS protein homolog 5 isoform X1 has translation MAEGGLVQEPAFRATSVDGDDDDEENREIFLSVFVQQSQIGLSYYDRRDYTLHFMPDTVDNSDLQLLNRVIQELSPNVIITSAKQDHSLTQFFKNLESNPDYKPEIVMFPSANFGLEVSKQRLLSAHLPFLPPSITESEKIPYLSSCIPLESVMMVRSIGGLLKCLERRRFVEMEDSSVGIPVFQFLTYTLKDVVYIDRDAYSALQIFKSELHPSVYKLQSGEKEGLSLYGILNCCRSKFGSLLLRQWFHRPTRDLNVLKRRQEVIRFFTSPRNSADLSTLQSCLRNIKNISMLLQRMSLSRTKVIDWQNIYKTVYNAVCIRDTVRSLPQTIQLFQDISENFTDDMYYIATYISKVVDFDGSTAENRFTVRPNVHPVIDEKKRTMMGLPDFLTDVARTELENLDPRFSTCSVIYLPLIGFLLSLPRLPTMLDKQSFEIDGLDFIFLSQDRLHYRSARTKELDTILGDLHCDIIDLEMSVMRELQALVLQRSGCMYKVMTLCAELDCLMALAQASQDHGYRCPTLTPNHRLALVESRHPLLELCTPVCVSNSYFSTETEGKVKVITGPNSSGKSIYLKQVGLIVFMALIGSDVPAKEAEIGLVDGIFTRMQSRESVSVGLSTFMIDLNQMAQSLNHSTADSLVLVDEFGKGTNTVDGLSLLTACLSHWLRQGSQCPHVLLSTNFHSLIQLGMMPDSPLLSLLTLETAIEGEELVFLYEVKDGICQSSYAGNIATLAGIPPALVKRGVEASDLYRTGRPIKKIDRPSADEQNNRCAEVVEKFIILDLDDPDLDLELYMKDDLQPALEELL, from the exons ATGGCTGAAGGCGGTTTAGTACAAGAACCTGCATTTAGAGCTACGAGTGTAGATGGAGATGATGACGATGAGGAAAATCGTGag ATTTTTCTGAGTGTATTTGTTCAGCAAAGTCAAATTGGACTGAGTTACTATGACAGACGTGATTATACGCTGCATTTCATGCCGGACACAGTGGACAACAGCGACCTCCAGCTGCTGAATAGAG TCATACAGGAGCTGAGTCCAAACGTCATCATAACAAGTGCCAAACAGGACCACAGCTTGACCCAGTTTTTCAAAAATCTCG AATCCAATCCGGATTACAAGCCTGAGATCGTAATGTTTCCAAGTGCTAATTTTG GCCTGGAGGTCAGTAAACAGCGACTGCTCTCTGCACACCTTCCGTTTCTCCCTCCCTCCATCACAGAGAGTGAAAAAATCCCCTATCTTTCCTCCTGTATCCCATTAGAATCAGTGATGATG GTGAGGTCAATAGGAGGACTGTTGAAGTGTCTTGAAAGAAGGAGATTTGTAGAGATGGAGGACAGCAGTGTGGGCATCCCTGTATTTCAGTTTCTGACTTACACACT GAAGGATGTTGTATACATTGACAGGGATGCATACAG TGCACTCCAGATCTTTAAATCTGAGCTGCATCCTTCCGTTTATAAGCTCCAGTCAGGAGAAAAAGAGGGACTAAGTCTTTATG GCATACTGAATTGCTGCCGGAGCAAGTTTGGTTCTCTTCTTTTACG cCAGTGGTTCCACAGACCTACTCGAGATCTGAATGTCCTAAAGAGAAGGCAGGAAGTGATCCGTTTCTTCACATCACCTCGTAACTCTGCTGACCTCAGCACATTACAGAGCTGCCTGCGGAATATCAAGAACATCTCG ATGTTGCTGcagagaatgtctctctctcGCACTAAGGTCATCGACTGGCAAAATATTTACAAG ACGGTGTATAATGCAGTATGCATTAGGGACACTGTTCGCTCTCTACCCCAAACCATTCAACTTTTTCAAGATATCAGTGAAAACTTTACAGATGACATGTACTACATTGCCACATACATCAGTAAAGTG GTGGACTTTGATGGAAGTACAGCCGAGAATCGATTCACCGTAAGGCCAAATGTACACCCTGTTATCGACGAGA AGAAAAGAACAATGATGGGTCTTCCAGATTTCCTAACCGATGTGGCTCGTACAGAGCTGGAGAACCTTGACCCTCGTTTCTCCACCTGTAGCGTCATCTACCTCCCTCTG ATTGGATTTCTGCTGTCATTGCCAAGATTACCTACTATGCTGGATAAACAGAGCTTTGAGATTGATGGTCTTGACTTCATT TTTCTATCACAGGACCGACTGCATTACCGCAGTGCTCGAACCAAAGAGCTGGACACCATACTGGGAGACCTTCATTGTGATATTATAG ATTTGGAGATGTCTGTAATGAGGGAGCTTCAAGCCTTGGTGCTGCAGCGGAGTGGCTGTATGTACAAGGTCATGACCCTGTGTGCAGAGTTGGACTGTCTCATGGCTTTGGCTCAAGCCTCTCAGGACCATGGCTACCGCTGTCCAACTCTGACACCGAACCACAGACTTGCCCTGGTTGAATCACG acacccTTTGCTTGAGCTGTGTACTCCAGTCTGTGTATCAAACAGTTATTTCAGCACTGAAACTGAGGGCAAAGTGAAAGTTATTACAGGGCCAAACTCCTCTGGCAAGAGCATCTACCTCAAACAG GTGGGTCTGATTGTGTTCATGGCCCTGATTGGCTCAGATGTACCTGCTAAAGAGGCAGAGATCGGGCTAGTGGATGGAATCTTCACCCGCATGCAGAGCCGTGAGTCTGTATCAGTGGGTCTAAGCACCTTCATGATCGACCTAAACCAG ATGGCTCAGTCTCTGAACCACAGCACAGCAGATTCTCTTGTTCTGGTGGATGAATTTGGTAAAGGAACCAACACA GTGGATGGATTGTCTCTCCTGACTGCATGTCTCAGTCACTGGTTGCGTCAAGGTTCACAGTGTCCTCACGTGCTCTTGTCGACTAACTTCCACAGCCTCATACAGTTGGGCATGATGCCTGATTCCCCATTGCTGTCTTTACTG ACTCTTGAGACGGCTATAGAGGGGGAAGAGCTGGTGTTCTTGTACGAAGTTAAAGATGGCATTTGCCAGTCGAGTTATGCGGGTAATATTGCCACACTTGCTGGCATCCCCCCTGCCTTGGTCAAGAGAGGAGTTGAG GCTTCAGATTTGTACAGAACAGGAAGGCCCATAAAAAAGATAGACAGGCCCTCTGCTGATGAACAGAACAACAG GTGTGCTGAAGTGGTGGAGAAATTCATCATCCTTGATCTAGATGATCCGGATCTGGATCTCGAGTTATACATGAAAGATGACTTGCAACCAGCTCTTGAAGAGTTGCTGTGA